In Yarrowia lipolytica chromosome 1F, complete sequence, a genomic segment contains:
- a CDS encoding uncharacterized protein (Compare to YALI0F32043g, similar to Saccharomyces cerevisiae BEM2 (YER155C); ancestral locus Anc_8.207, weakly similar to CAGL0I06512g Candida glabrata and uniprot|P39960 Saccharomyces cerevisiae YER155c BEM2 GTPase- activating protein), which yields MGWGKKSSSSAVPKPPAQPPKSPAKPPSSSASQPSSRDPAIVPRADCKKNYYYQQMLHRQLNDDGSTDNLATRNSFSSSENKTIREDIRMGDQEVLRDIRELKSAGSNVRRSRSPQLRPPSVHQRLPSDDSMSNSTDYYVEPLNSPLPSISTSDTSLTASTAFSRDHPSVVNSKAAVASVKSAKSDISMRSTSKSVERNPFTGVITTKHDMEHEGWLNNSLTPGAQWRLSRGVVRNGQLLVYKPPSDLSNRFLDPDAPRTQPSSTHTAISAPFNAAPVSDGMLSHASAEPHPSLELDSSGTRIMGGTVEAVCHQLLFGDDDLLAESIVYVLPLFTDVVYALDKMCEYIIGPVRDSRSSLARYQERAVARAAMAVRKIQDDFSGMLLETSICSALLKLIDGIGALSDQVSTDLKVSVFKKQRHMGDLLTPSREGTLWSVQPKLPESVNERLQSFLVFTEQQNQLGAMQSSSASSSSSHSSQFGSSSSPQTFPPDLFLDTSIDLLASQVYYFHLQFSGAWSPASDMSLLFGGRWNYWRHNPLIFDSLSVHFLGGVLLEHLFSGSGAVSSAYRGKLLSHWISLGNALKNCGDMVGWLGIAGVVCSPPVLRLRDSWGFVSTEIKDSVTKEWAPVVFDLERRLRVTDMSRKSTYHVLAPQGIGQSYPKERVVPFFGDLCVRYEDGSSFRQCESRLNRIRTAFERWQTYLDQVPQIDTFDSAAEPISALQRMLYYLLNRHSQGNIPFHVSNKEPISALLKMSLQCEPSSSGRYLPHFYNQQLPLLMGSFVPTVFTDVTPSYRLFSKTDLLTFAGFGSPTKRSGTGISSPLRSLPSGTSGTEVDQFARRYVSQFSTQHPLICSLRDIMNVGSSMIQGDDVLLKVVSEGPEGSDPTVVVKAASLDRLIDILILGVGHFAPRVKMDMDLYTLTFFATFRSFCSPTQLLDAFRRRFVGAQSGSTSLTMPRTFDQKFPDWDSTHIPEKQPDYRLMAQIQIGILEACFLWVSQYFIDFVNEYAVRELFLDFLATLEVEISRWGSVVFNSEDIVLYRESLEGLHKKLRKLFIKKSYRPVSAPPKIPYFGPSSKYIQMPINCGISDVESWISEVDLMAAHIFALVPLKDWMSLYETLEVQGVEPLGFFAFRTPSMATEDEVIVQSVYTYFETLFRDKPEDRVLLNLPFAVQELLRLHNNFVSYLTAQLTDLSIRPEIRVARMETLLKGIGICRRRMKAARVFEMSPMADPEEGPPPLSPSVAPAIPSFVEVALAAAAIRPESRLFTGSWFAAAKECGSSTADSLESIIPYVDGQLQNKPLTPCVGWLIERMLEASCHVPNMCVETPKLINFDKRRYAYNLVGNVCDIRPLDEQQDMNLPEQTKRMSFLINLSKASFAIDRKVTKEHAAREAKAYGKSKNRVFTHCVGAELEKIKRDVRQREVLDRKRQHAVRAPTSSSNSEKRGKSRLGGFLKAVRPISMALGSSWTPPQSQEASGINPLDLPTFSVDKVKPFRSIPLGHSDIFPVHALSKSMFKIVDSSGEYSFQAASEADSEIWLKALTRAKNSAPQTSQSTRQMGRVFGVPVAVVCEREQAAIPYICEVLLNEIEARGLDEVGLYRISGSLNNVNALKQAFDNGERPDMNDDRWYDVNTLAGCFKLYLREMPEPLLPLELLPDFVSSTTGPQPDLAGLRAAADRMPAPNLNLLRRLVQHLSLVTTHGEQNRMHAVNLAIVFSMSLLPPNASANVSTDLSSMQTVLKLLIIHCDGVFGSLDGGSTTVVDGASTPSSGQLEAPDMASLTLSESKSTSTVDSLEMMQAPTSRRRQPAGQNPNRRFSVLNEGTNFSDLAHQFGSQESLH from the exons ATGGGATGGGGAAAGAAATCGTCGTCATCGGCGGTCCCTAAGCCGCCTGCACAACCGCCCAAATCACCAGCCAAACCGccgtcttcttcagcaTCGCAGCCTAGCTCCCGTGATCCGGCCATAGTTCCACGCGCAGACTGCAAGAAGAACTATTACTACCAGCAGATGTTGCATCGCCAGCTGAATGATGATGGTAGCACCGACAACCTGGCCACGCGCAACAGCTTTTCGTCGTCCGAGAACAAGACAATCCGAGAAGACATTCGCATGGGAGATCAGGAGGTGCTGCGTGACATCCGCGAGCTCAAGAGCGCTGGAAGCAACGTCCGCAGATCGCGATCGCCCCAGTTGCGGCCGCCTAGCGTCCACCAACGGCTTCCCTCGGACGATTCCATGTCCAATTCGA CCGACTACTATGTGGAACCTCTAAACAG TCCTCTGCCTTCCATATCCACGTCAGACACGTCTCTGACAGCTTCCACGGCATTTTCCCGTGACC ACCCGTCAGTGGTGAACTCAAAAGCTGCGGTGGCCAGTGTGAAATCCGCTAAATCGGATATCAGCATGAGAAGTACATCGAAATCCGTGGAGCGAAATCCATTCACCGGAGTGATTACTACCAA ACACGACA TGGAACACGAAGGTTGGCTCAACAACTCGCTAACGCCAGGCGCACAATGGCGCTTGTCCCGAGGAGTGGTAAGAAATGGTCAACTGCTGGTATACAAGCCGCCGTCCGATCTATCCAACCGATTCCTCGACCCCGACGCCCCCCGAACACAACCCTCGTCGACACACACTGCCATTTCAGCACCGTTCAACGCCGCTCCAGTGTCCGATGGCATGCTGTCGCATGCCTCAGCTGAGCCTCATCCGTCACTCGAACTCGATTCCAGCGGCACTCGCATCATGGGAGGCACTGTGGAAGCTGTGTGCCACCAGCTTCTGTTTGGAGACGACGATCTGCTCGCGGAATCGATAGTCTACGTGCTGCCCCTATTCACAGATGTGGTTTATGCACTGGACAAGATGTGCGAGTACATAATTGGACCCGTCAGAGACAGCCGCTCGAGCTTGGCACGCTACCAAGAACGAGCCGTGGCCCGAGCTGCCATGGCTGTGCGAAAGATCCAAGACGACTTTTCAGgcatgctgctggaaacATCCATCTGCTCGGCTTTGCTTAAACTCATTGACGGTATTGGTGCTCTGTCGGACCAGGTGAGCACCGATCTCAAGGTCAGCGTCTTCAAAAAACAGCGCCACATGGGCGATCTGCTTACCCCCAGTCGAGAGGGTACTCTGTGGTCAGTACAACCAAAACTACCAGAATCCGTCAACGAGCGGCTGCAATCATTTCTGGTGTTCACCGAGCAACAGAACCAGCTTGGTGCTATGCAATCGTCGTCtgcgtcgtcgtcgtcatcgcACTCTTCACAATTCGGCTCGTCGTCGAGCCCCCAGACGTTCCCACCCGACCTCTTCCTCGACACTAGCATTGATCTTCTCGCATCGCAGGTCTACTACTTTCACCTGCAGTTTTCAGGCGCATGGTCGCCTGCGTCAGACATGTCGCTGCTGTTTGGTGGTCGATGGAACTACTGGCGCCACAATCCGCTCATCTTCGACTCTCTGTCGGTCCACTTTTTAGGAGGAGTTCTGCTGGAGCACCTGttttctggctctggcgcGGTGTCATCTGCCTACAGAGGCAAGCTACTCTCGCATTGGATCTCGCTTGGAAACGCCCTCAAGAACTGTGGCGACATGGTTGGCTGGCTAGGCATTGCGGGAGTTGTCTGCTCACCACCTGTACTGCGTCTACGAGACTCATGGGGCTTTGTGTCCACGGAAATCAAGGATTCTGTTACCAAGGAATGGGCCCCCGTGGTGTTTGACTTAGAGCGGCGTCTCAGAGTCACCGACATGTCGCGAAAGTCTACATATCACGTGCTTGCGCCCCAGGGCATTGGCCAGAGCTACCCCAAGGAGCGGGTGGTCCCATTTTTCGGCGACCTGTGTGTCCGATACGAAGATGGATCATCCTTCCGTCAGTGCGAGTCGCGTCTGAACCGTATCCGTACTGCATTTGAGCGGTGGCAGACGTACCTGGATCAGGTACCTCAGATCGACACCTTTGACTCTGCCGCCGAGCCCATCTCCGCACTCCAACGAATGCTGTACTACCTGTTGAACCGCCATTCACAGGGAAACATTCCCTTCCACGTGTCCAACAAGGAGCCCATCTCTGCGCTGCTGAAAATGTCGCTGCAGTGCGAACCGTCGTCCAGTGGGCGATACCTGCCCCACTTTTATAATCAGCAGCTTCCTCTGCTGATGGGCAGTTTTGTACCCACCGTGTTCACAGACGTGACTCCGTCGTATCGGCTCTTTTCCAAGACCGATCTGCTCACTTTTGCAGGATTTGGCTCCCCAACCAAGAGAAGTGGCACTGGCATTTCGTCACCTCTTCGGTCTCTGCCTTCTGGTACTTCTGGCACTGAGGTGGATCAGTTTGCCCGGCGGTATGTGAGCCAGTTCAGTACGCAGCATCCTCTGATTTGTTCCTTGCGAGACATCATGAATGTGGGCTCTAGCATGATCCAGGGCGATGACGTACTTCTCAAGGTGGTTTCTGAGGGCCCTGAGGGCTCAGATCCTACTGTCGTTGTCAAAGCTGCTTCTTTGGACCGGCTTATTGACATTCTGATCCTTGGTGTGGGACATTTTGCTCCTCGGGTCAAGATGGACATGGATCTATACACACTGACGTTTTTCGCGACATTCCGGTCCTTCTGCTCGCCCACCCAGTTGCTGGACGCGTTTCGACGACGGTTTGTGGGCGCCCAGTCTGGCTCCACGTCTCTTACAATGCCTAGAACTTTTGATCAAAAGTTCCCCGACTGGGATTCCACTCACATCCCCGAGAAGCAGCCCGACTACAGACTGATGGCCCAGATACAGATTGGCATTCTTGAGGCCTGCTTCCTGTGGGTGTCGCAGTACTTTATCGACTTTGTCAATGAGTACGCTGTCAGAGAGCTCTTTCTGGACTTTTTGGCCACTCTGGAGGTTGAGATCTCTCGATGGGGAAGTGTTGTGTTCAACAGTGAAGACATTGTTCTCTACCGAGAGTCTCTCGAGGGTCTGCACAAGAAGCTGCGAAAATTGTTCATCAAGAAGAGCTATCGGCCCGTGTCTGCCCCTCCCAAGATCCCTTACTTTGGTCCTTCATCCAAATACATCCAGATGCCCATCAATTGCGGTATCAGCGATGTTGAGTCTTGGATTTCTGAGGTGGATCTGATGGCTGCCCACATCTTTGCTCTGGTGCCTCTGAAGGACTGGATGTCTCTATacgagactctggaggTACAGGGCGTGGAGCCATTGGGCTTCTTTGCATTCCGAACGCCCTCTATGGCCACCGAAGACGAGGTTATTGTGCAGAGCGTCTACACCTACTTTGAGACGCTTTTCCGTGACAAGCCCGAGGACCGGGTGCTTTTGAACCTCCCCTTTGCAGTACAGGAACTGTTGCGACTCCACAACAACTTTGTTAGCTACCTGACTGCCCAGTTGACGGACCTGTCCATTAGACCCGAAATTCGAGTGGCTCGAATGGAGACGTTGCTCAAGGGCATTGGCATTTGTCGTCGACGAATGAAGGCTGCTCGGGTGTTTGAAATGTCGCCCATGGCCGATCCCGAAGAGGGACCCCCTCCTCTGTCTCCCTCGGTTGCTCCTGCCATCCCCTCCTTTGTGGAGGTTGCTTTGGCGGCTGCAGCCATCCGACCCGAGTCCCGGCTCTTCACCGGCTCGTGgtttgctgctgccaaggagtGTGGTTCATCCACTGCCGACTCTCTGGAGTCCATCATACCGTACGTGGAtggccagctccagaaCAAGCCTCTGACTCCCTGTGTAGGCTGGCTGATTGAGCGAATGTTGGAGGCGTCGTGTCACGTGCCCAACATGTGTGTGGAAACTcccaagctcatcaactTTGACAAGCGGCGGTACGCCTACAATCTGGTGGGGAATGTGTGCGACATTAGACCCCTAGATGAACAGCAGGACATGAACTTGCCCGAACAGACCAAGCGAATGAGCTTTTTGATCAACCTGTCCAAGGCTTCGTTTGCAATTGACCGTAAGGTGACCAAGGAGCATGCCGCCCGCGAAGCCAAGGCCTATGGCAAGTCTAAGAACCGGGTTTTTACCCACTGTGTGGGTgctgagctggagaagatcaagcGAGATGTTCGACAGCGAGAGGTTCTCGATCGAAAGCGCCAACACGCCGTTCGAGCGCCCACCTCGTCTTCCAACTCGGAAAAGCGAGGCAAGTCGCGTCTGGGAGGCTttctcaaggctgtgcGACCCATATCCATGGCTCTGGGCTCGTCTTGGACTCCTCCGCAATCCCAGGAGGCATCTGGAATCAATCCCCTGGATCTCCCCACCTTTTCGGtggacaaggtcaagcCGTTCAGATCCATTCCTCTCGGTCACTCCGACATTTTCCCTGTGCATGCGCTGTCCAAGTCCATGTTCAAGATTGTGGACTCTTCGGGCGAGTACTCGTTCCAGGCTGCGTCTGAGGCCGACAGCGAGATTTGGCTCAAGGCGCTCACTCGGGCCAAGAACAGTGCTCCTCAGACGAGCCAGTCCACTCGACAGATGGGTCGGGTGTTTGGCGTGCCCGTTGCTGTTGTCTGCGAACGAGAGCAGGCTGCTATTCCTTACATTTGTGAGGTGTTACTTaacgagattgaggctCGAGGTCTGGACGAGGTTGGTCTGTATCGAATTTCCGGTTCTCTCAACAACGTCAATGCTCTCAAACAGGCCTTTGACAATGGTGAGCGTCCCGATATGAACGACGACCGATGGTATGATGTCAACACTCTGGCAGGCTGCTTTAAGCTGTATCTGCGAGAGATGCCCGAGCCGCTGCTTcctctggagctgctccCTGACTTTGTGTCTTCCACCACAGGTCCACAGCCTGACCTGGCTGGCCTtcgagctgctgccgaTCGAATGCCGGCACCCAACCTCAATTTGCTGCGACGTCTGGTGCAACATCTGTCTCTGGTGACCACGCACGGCGAGCAGAACCGAATGCATGCGGTAAACCTGGCCATTGTGTTCTCCATGTCCCTGTTGCCGCCCAATGCCTCGGCCAATGTTTCTACGGATCTCAGCAGTATGCAGACGGttctcaagctgctcatTATCCACTGCGATGGAGTGTTTGGCAGCCTGGATGGAGGATCTACTACGGTTGTCGATGGTGCATCGACACCATCGTCTGGCCAGCTGGAGGCCCCCGACATGGCTTCGCTGACTCTGTCCGAGTCCAAGTCGACTTCAACGGTGGACTCTCTAGAGATGATGCAGGCGCCCACTTCTCGTCGACGACAGCCTGCGGGCCAAAACCCTAACAGACGATTTTCCGTGCTCAATGAGGGCACCAACTTTTCTGACCTGGCTCATCAGTTTGGGTCTCAGGAGAGTTTGCATTAA
- a CDS encoding uncharacterized protein (Truncated form of YALI0F32131g, similar to uniprot|CAD70715 Yarrowia lipolytica lipase) has product MTSIPPLNTTDINSTNPSASINCPGCQVHDGFQKAYRETMVNVQDRLVDFLGNNTDYKLIVTGHSLGAVTALFMGINLKNLGYDPTLINYGQPRLGNKAFADYVDALFFKQGDDGLTINPERRMYRVTHWNDFFVGWPAGYSHTLGEVYISDPTGINAPIEDVYSCAGPENNQCHHGSFNLLERLNILKNHCGYLNWIFYCAINVDKREMMIDPPRVGKRVEHWSGKFSDVESTEGLMYEAIYPM; this is encoded by the coding sequence ATGACCAGTATCCCTCCTCTTAACACTACTGACATAAACTCCACAAACCCTTCTGCCAGTATCAATTGTCCTGGCTGCCAAGTTCATGATGGCTTTCAGAAGGCATACAGAGAGACTATGGTGAACGTACAGGATCGTCTGGTCGACTTCCTTGGAAACAACACTGACTACAAATTGATCGTAACTGGCCACTCTCTAGGAGCTGTCACTGCTCTATTCATGGGCATCAACCTGAAGAATCTTGGATATGATCCAACGCTAATCAACTATGGGCAGCCTCGACTTGGAAACAAGGCTTTTGCAGACTACGTGGACGCTCTGTTCTTTAAGCAAGGAGACGACGGACTTACCATCAACCCCGAAAGACGGATGTACCGAGTCACTCACTGGAACGACTTCTTTGTTGGATGGCCCGCTGGTTATTCACATACTCTGGGAGAAGTTTACATCAGTGATCCCACAGGTATTAATGCTCCTATTGAAGATGTCTATTCCTGCGCTGGACCAGAGAATAATCAGTGTCACCATGGATCATTCAATCTTCTAGAACGActcaacattctcaagaaccATTGCGGTTATCTCAATTGGATTTTCTACTGTGCTATCAATGTGGACAAGAGAGAGATGATGATTGATCCTCCCCGAGTTGGCAAGAGAGTTGAGCATTGGAGTGGCAAGTTTTCTGATGTTGAATCGACAGAAGGCCTGATGTATGAGGCCATTTATCCTATGTAA
- a CDS encoding uncharacterized protein (Compare to YALI0F32065g, no similarity), which produces MRLELLAPTTPCESGHFLRHTGSRLPSIHALNFTRPVSPQQQQLQQAAPGAPASVPPMDMYRPNMFFKVDRRASLPGYPPNMTMPNPAPKSEGYAPSQVSNSPPHSSFSSHQTQQPHSMGQATATPPPSRSEEKYLDNYYQVVHPILPILPPKAVVEQWLVQAEPTVGAKLRECLLLALKNIYVSSGGAQTGSESVARQLCELQIALASSETVSDLSLGSAKQAISNNTCSTAATTHILHLMIQLLVFVQTQDYSRLATSVAQGYALGIHTIYATGKRPEFESALNLMTHHNNEATSTHNNVDNESIWDTCYRLHMLVFVLDRLHSLRMSTPALMDPQLVLVTLCDGLPKVLLKLQGLNFLVALALSVATPETQSFSLQRHEWFKKSLLQPGNPSLTQHAFDRLMQSVRGQAVSWAKAMSLYAEAIRQYQQQQGWEKILSTISSLVDTVDTSLMAAVPLISEYFVHEVISLISGLVSAFGSEIDYEAVHMAGEVVERRFPQQVNHWKLAVAPKLPKNDVADAVVMAAVNSAHSSAPPSATTASTASSTSSLSSPPPMSIRTLPPAGSLGHQQGFMQKPFDKSLLEGLASVAMHRPRH; this is translated from the coding sequence ATGCGCCTGGAGCTGCTTGCTCCGACTACCCCATGCGAAAGCGGGCATTTTCTCAGACACACAGGTTCTCGACTGCCTTCCATCCACGCACTGAATTTCACCCGTCCTGTTTCCcctcaacagcaacagctgCAGCAGGCTGCACCTGGAGCTCCTGCGTCGGTGCCCCCCATGGACATGTACCGACCCAACATGTTCTTCAAGGTCGATCGACGGGCCTCTCTGCCCGGCTACCCTCCTAACATGACCATGCCCAACCCTGCACCCAAGAGTGAGGGGTACGCACCCTCCCAGGTCAGCAACAGTCCTCCTCACAGCAGCTTTTCGTCCCACCAGACACAGCAGCCCCACAGCATGGGCCAAGCAACTGCCACGCCACCCCCCTCGCGCAGCGAAGAAAAGTACCTCGATAACTACTACCAGGTGGTGCATCCAATTCTACCCATTCTCCCCCCCAAGGCCGTTGTCGAACAGTGGCTGGTACAGGCTGAGCCAACCGTCGGCGCAAAACTCAGAGAGTGTCTGTTGCTGGCACTCAAAAACATCTATGTGTCTAGTGGCGGAGCTCAGACTGGTTCTGAGTCCGTGGCTCGCCAGCTGTGTGAATTGCAGATTGCATTGGCCAGCAGCGAGACTGTATCAGATCTGTCTCTGGGTTCTGCCAAGCAAGCAATTAGCAACAACACCTGTTCCACTGCCGCCACAACCCACATTCTGCATCTCATgatccagctgctggtgttTGTGCAGACCCAGGACTACTCCCGACTGGCTACCTCTGTGGCCCAGGGTTATGCTCTCGGCATCCACACCATTTACGCTACCGGCAAGCGACCCGAGTTTGAGTCTGCGCTCAACCTCATGACACACCACAACAACGAGGCCACCTCGACACACAACAACGTTGACAACGAGTCCATCTGGGACACATGTTACCGACTGCACATGCTGGTTTTTGTGCTGGACCGTCTGCACTCGCTGCGAATGAGCACCCCTGCTCTCATGGACCCCCAACTCGTGTTGGTGACTCTGTGTGATGGTCTGCCCAAggtgctgctcaagctgcAGGGCCTCAATTTCCTAGTGGCCTTGGCTCTGTCTGTGGCCACTCCTGAAACTCAGTCGTTCTCGCTACAGCGACACGAGTGGTTCAAAAAGTCTTTGCTGCAGCCCGGAAATCCTTCCCTCACCCAACACGCCTTTGATAGACTAATGCAGAGTGTTCGAGGCCAGGCTGTTTCCTGGGCCAAGGCCATGAGTCTGTACGCCGAGGCTATTCGacagtaccagcagcagcagggctGGGAGAAGATTCTCTCTACTATCTCTTCTCTGGTTGACACTGTAGACACCTCTTTGATGGCTGCTGTGCCTCTCATTTCTGAGTACTTTGTCCACGAGGTGATTTCTCTAATCTCCGGCCTGGTGTCTGCATTTGGATCTGAAATCGATTACGAAGCCGTCCACATGGCTGGAGAGGTTGTCGAGCGACGATTCCCCCAGCAGGTCAACCACTGGAAGCTGGCTGTGGCCCCCAAGTTGCCCAAGAATGATGTGGCTGATGCCGTGGTGATGGCTGCCGTTAACTCGGCGCACTCTAGCGCACCTCCCAGCGCCACGACCGCGTCGACCGCCTCTTCCACATCATCTCTCTCCTCCCCGCCGCCAATGAGCATCCGAACGCTTCCGCCGGCCGGATCTCTGGGTCACCAGCAAGGCTTCATGCAGAAGCCTTTTGACAAGAGTCTTCTGGAGGGCCTGGCAAGTGTTGCCATGCACCGACCTAGACACTGA
- a CDS encoding uncharacterized protein (Compare to YALI0F32021g, similar to Saccharomyces cerevisiae OXA1 (YER154W); ancestral locus Anc_8.206, similar to uniprot|P39952 Saccharomyces cerevisiae YER154w OXA1 cytochrome oxidase biogenesis protein): MIRRLALGRSLRPSLFPALHSQPFQRRFNSSIPQKAEAALDTVERDIEKTADAASNLTEKVLDKVAPIQTHIQQFPDHVSTHAPDTIGYFQSLDITGSLWSLWPSDIYLNLLEHVHVYTGLPWWAAIASTTVIVRVLLFPLFVQAANEQGKMSEVKPELNVIDEKLKSAANMTEMQMVAHEKKKILKKYGISQMKLFYPMAMFPLTIGIFLGIRRMCEIGGVQGLSTEGVLWFQNLAAPDPYLGLQVITAAMYMASIRLGSETGTNNLSPGMKKILQWAPWISVPFLMKMPAALLLHFFVNGILMLIQGVALRNPFFRKKLGIHEIVPLPAAAPGASGKTDSVRDTIRNAIDKRKRDAAMQKKEDDKNAELSKLAAKRAEGVVLKRRK, translated from the exons ATGATTCGAAGACTGGCTCTTGGAAGG TCTCTACGGCCCAGCCTGTTCCCAGCACTACACAGCCAGCCCTTCCAGCGTCGATTCAATTCGTCGATTCCCCAGAAGGCCGAAGCTGCCCTGGACACCGTCGAGCGCGACATCGAGAAGACCGCAGATGCTGCTTCTAACCTGACCGAAAAGGTGCTGGACAAGGTGGCTCCCATCCAAACCCATATCCAGCAGTTCCCCGACCACGTTTCCACGCACGCCCCCGACACCATCGGCTACTTCCAGTCGCTTGACATCACCGGCTCTCTGTGGTCTCTTTGGCCCTCGGACATCTACCTCAATCTGCTCGAGCACGTGCACGTGTACACTGGCTTGCCATGGTGGGCTGCCATTGCTTCCACCACTGTCATTGTGCGAGTTCTGCTGTTCCCTCTGTTTGTCCAGGCTGCCAACGAGCAGGGCAAGATGTCTGAGGTCAAGCCCGAGCTCAACGTGATTgacgagaagctcaagtcGGCTGCCAACATGACTGAGATGCAGATGGTTGCCCacgaaaagaagaagattctcaagaagtacgGAATCTCCCAGATGAAGCTGTTCTACCCCATGGCTATGTTCCCTCTCACCATTGGTATTTTCCTTGGTATTCGACGAATGTGCGAGATTGGCGGAGTGCAGGGTCTGTCCACGGAGGGTGTGCTGTGGTTCCAGAACCTGGCTGCCCCGGATCCCTACCTGGGTCTGCAGGTCATCACTGCCGCCATGTACATGGCATCCATCCGACTCGGATCTGAGACTGGCACCAACAACCTCTCTCCCGGCATGAAGAAGATTCTGCAGTGGGCTCCCTGGATCTCTGTGCCCTTCCTGATGAAGATGCCCGCCGCCCTGCTGCTACATTTCTTCGTCAACGGTATCCTTATGCTGATCCAGGGAGTGGCTCTGCGAAACCCCTTCTTTCGAAAGAAGTTGGGCATTCACGAGATAGTTCCCCTTCCCGCGGCTGCTCCTGGCGCCTCCGGCAAGACCGACTCCGTTCGAGATACGATTCGAAACGCCATCGACAAGCGAAAGCGAGATGCTGCcatgcagaagaaggaggacgataAGAACGCCGAGCTCTCCAAGCTTGCTGCCAAGCGAGCCGAGGGTGTTGTTCTCAAGCGACGAAAGTAG